One Deltaproteobacteria bacterium genomic window, GACGATCGGCGCGCCGCGCTCGAGAACGTGTTGGTGAAGCGGACGCTCCTCCCCGACCATCTGATGTGGCAGCTGCGCCTATCCGACCTCTCCGACCGGGAGAAGGAGGTGGGCGCGCTCATCATCGGGAGTCTCGACAAGGACGGCTACCTGCCGCTCCAGCTCGAGGAGGTCGCCTTCCTGGCCGACACCTGGCCCGACGTCGCGATCGTGGAGCGGGTGCTCGGCCGCATCCAGGAGTTCGACCCATCCGGCGTGGCCGCCCGCGGCCTGGCCGACTGCCTGCTCATCCAGCTCCGGCAGCTCGGCGTGGCCGATGACGCGCTCCCCGTGCGCATCGTGCGCGACTACCTGCCCATGCTCGAGAGCCGCCGCTTCGACCGGCTGGCGCGCGAGCTGGGCGCCACCATCGAGCAGATCGCCGAGGCGACCAAGGTGATCTCGGTGCTCGAGCCCAAGCCCGGGCGCGATTTCGGCGACTCCGACACGCGCTACGTCACGCCGGACGTCCACGTCCACAAGGTGGGCGACGAGTACGTGGTGACGTTGAACGAGGAGGGACTGCCGCGGCTGCGCGTCTCGCACTTCTACCGCCGCATGCTCGGGGAGAACGGCTCGCCCGAAGCGCGCGGCTACATCCAGGAGAAGATGCGGGCCGCCGCCTGGCTCATCAAGTCGATCCACCAGCGGCAGCGCACGCTCTACATGGTCACCTCGAGCATCGTGAAGTTCCAGCGCGACTTCCTCGAGGGCGGCGTCGCCTTCCTGCGCCCGCTCGTGCTGAAGGACGTCGCCAACGACATCGGCATGCACGAGTCGACCGTGAGCCGCGCCACCGCGGGCAAGTACGTGCACACGCCGCAGGGGACCTTCGAGCTCAAGTACTTCTTCACCTCGAGCCTGCGCGGGGGGCAGGGCTCCGAGGTGTCGGCGGAGAGCGTCAAGGAGAAGATCCGGATCATCATCGCCAAGGAGGACGCCCGCAAACCGCTCTCGGACCAGTACATCGCCGAGCTCCTCGGCAAGGAGGAGATCGACATCGCCCGCCGGACGGTTGCCAAGTACCGCGAGCTGATGGGCATCCTGCCCTCGTCGAAACGGAAGCAAGTTTACTGATAGACTCCGCCGGCGATGCCGCCCGCGCCTTCCCGGCCGAAGAGGAGCCGTTTCCGAGAGCGCCAGGACGGGGCCATGCAGATCACGGTCACCTTCCGGCACGTCGACCCGACCCCGCCCCTCAAGGCCTACGCCGAGGAGAAGCTCCAGCGGGTCCGGAAGTACCTCCACCGCCCGGTCGATGCGCACGTGATCCTCTCCGTGTCGAAGGAGCGGCACGTCGCGGAGATCACGCTCAAGGCCGACCACGTGACCATGTTCGCCGAGGAGGAGACCCACGACCTCTACGCGGCGATCGACCTCGCCATCGACAAGCTCGAGCACCAGGCGCAGAAGCTCCACGAGAAGCGCCGCCGCCACAAAGGCGCCGCGGCGGCGCGCGGCGTGTCGGAGGTGACGACCTCGGTGCTGGCCGCGGACCGGCGGCGGCCCGGCGGCGCGCCCGAGGTGATCCGTACCCAGCGCGTGCCGGCCAAGCCGCTCGCGATCGAGGAGGCCGTCGAGCAGCTCGCCGTGTCGGGCGACGAGTTCCTCGTCTTCACCAACGCGTCGAACCAGCGCCTCGCCGTCCTCTACCGCCGGCGGGACGGTAACTTCGGCCTGATCGAGCCGCAGGGGCGCTAGCTAGGGCGCGGAGCACGGACGCATGAAGATCACCGACATCCTGAGCGAGGACCTGGTGCTCCCCGCTCTCGCCGGGCGCTCGAAGGACGACGTCATCGAGGAGCTGGCCCGGGCGGTGGCGGAGCGGCACCGGGACGAGGTCGACTTCGCCAAGCTCGTCCAGGCGCTCGAGGATCGCGAGAAGCTGAACAGCACGGCGCTGGGCGAGGGGGTCGCCATTCCGCACGGCAAGCTCCCGGGCCTGCGGCGCGTGATCGCCGCCTTCGGGCGCAGCCCGGGCGGCGTCGACTTCAGCTCGCTCGACGGCAAGCCGACGCATCTCTTCTTCCTGCTCGTGGCCCCGGAGGACTGCGCCGGCGCGCACCTGAAGGCCCTGGCGCGCATCTCGCGGCTCTTGAAGGACGAGTCGTTCCGCCAGCGGCTGATGCGCGCGACGACGGCCGCCGACCTCTACCGCACCATCCGCGAGGAGGACGAGAAGTATTGACGGTGCGGGTGCGTGAGCTGCTCGAGGAGGCAGGTGCGGCGCTCCGCCTGCGGCTCGTCTCCGGTGCTCGCGGCCTCGAGCGCGCGATCGCGCTGCCGCGCCTCCAGCAGCCCGGCCTGGCCCTCGCCGGCTATCTGCCCCAGCTCCATCCCGACCGCGTCCAGGTGCTCGGCAACAGCGAGACCTCCTACCTGGCTACGCTCGAGCCCGCGCGGGCGCGCGCCGCGGTCGCCGCGGTGGCGACGGCGGGGGTGGCGTGCTTCGTAGTGACCAACGACACCGCGCCGCCCGCGGTGTTGACCGAGCCGGCCGAGGCGGCGGGCGTGGCCGTGCTCGGCTCGGCGCTGCGCACCGCGGATTTCATCCGCAGCACGACCGCCTGGCTCGAGGAGCGCATGGCGCCGGAGGTGAGTCTCCACGGCGACCTGGTCGAGATACACGGCCTCGGCGTCCTCATCCTCGGCAAGAGCGGGATCGGGAAGAGCGAGGCGGCGCTCGATCTGGTCGTGCGCGGGCACCGCCTGGTCGCCGACGACGTGGTGCTGGCGCGCCGCATCTCGCCGACCGTCGTGCGCGGGCGTGCCGCGCGGCTCCTCGAGTACCACATGGAGATCCGCGGCCTCGGGGTGATCGACATCGCAGGGCTCTTCGGCACGCTCGCGACGCTGGAGGAGCGCCAGATCGACCTGGTGGTCGAGCTGGTCGAGTGGCCCGGCGGCGCCGACCGCCTCGCGCTGGTCGAGGGATGCTATCCGCTCCTCGAGATCGAGCTGCCGCTGGTGCGCGTTCCGGTGCGCCCGGGCCGCAGCATGGCGATGCTGATCGAGACCGCGGCGCGCAACCACCTCCTCCGCAGCCGCGGCCGGCACGGCGCGCTCGACTTCGCCGAACGCATCGACGAGGAGATCGCCAGCCGCCGCCGGCGCCGCGCCGGGGAACCGGAGTGAGCGTGTGACCGAGGGGCTGCGCCTGGCCGTGGTGACCGGCCTCTCCGGCTCGGGCAAGAGCAGCGCCATCAAGGTGCTCGAGGACCTGGGGTTCTACTGCATCGACAACCTGCCGGTGGCGCTCATCCCCCGCTTCGTCGAGCTGCGGCAGAGCTCGGGCGAGGAGGTGCGGCGCGTGGCGCTCGGCCTCGACGCGCGCGACCGGCACTTCCTCGACGAGTTCCCGCGCGTCTTCGAGGAGCTGCGTGGGCGCGGCGTCGCGCTCGAGGTGCTCTACCTCGATGCGAGCGACGATGTGCTGGTGCACCGCTTCAGCGAGACGCGCCGGCCGCATCCCGCCGCCGGGGGCGGCGGACTCGCCGACGCCATCCGGCGCGAGCGCGAGAAGCTGCGGCCGCTGCGCGAGGTCGCTGACCGCGTCCTCGACACCAGCGCGCTCACCGTGCACGAGCTGCGCAGCGCGCTGCGCGACCTCGTCGACCACCCCGAGGCGGGCACGATGACGATCGCGCTCGTGTCGTTCGGCTACAAGTACGGCCTCCCGACCGACGCGGACCTGGCGCTCGACTGCCGCTTCCTCCCCAACCCCTTCTTCGTCGAGGAGCTGCGCACCAAGACGGGCGCCGATCCGGCGGTCGCCGACTGGGTGCTGCGCCGCGAGGAGGCCGCGGAATTCCTCCGCCACGTCCTCGACCTCCTCGACTTCACCCTGCCGCGCTATCAGCGCGAGGGGAAGAGCTATCTCACCATCGCGCTCGGCTGCACGGGCGGCCGCCATCGCTCGATCGTGTTGGTCGATGAGCTGAGCCGCCGGCTCGCGGCGCGGGGCCACCGCGTGCTCGTCCGCCACCGGGACGCCGAGCGCTGATTGCTTGCCCGAGCCGGGCTGCCGGAGTAAGCATTGCATGATGGTCGGAATCGTCGTGGTCGGGCATGGGCGGTTGGCGGAGGAGATGGTGCAGACGCTCGAGGGCGTGCTCGGCCCGCTCGAGGGCCTGGCGAGCGTGGCCGCCGCCTTCAGCGACCCGCCCGACGCGATCCGCGAGCGCATCGCGAGCGCGGTGCGCGGGGTCGATCGCGGGGACGGCGCGCTCATCGTCACCGACATGCTGGGCGACACGCCGACCAACCTGAGCCTCGCGGTCGCGCGCGAGACCGGCGCCGAGGTGGTGGCCGGGGTCAACATGCCGATCCTCGTCAAGCTCGCGACCGCGCGCGGCCAGATGGACGCCCGCAGCCTGGCGTGCTTCATCCAGCGCTACGGGCAGGACCACATCTTCTGGGCGACCGCGCCGCGCGGCGACGCCCGCGCGCGCCACGCAGACGCCGATGGGCGCCGCGACCACTGACGAGCACCGCGCCAGCCTGGAGATCCGCAACCGCCTCGGGCTGCACGCGCGCGCGGCCGCGCTCCTCGTGCAGACCGCCAGCCGCTTCGACGCCGAGGTGACGATCGCCAAGGACGGGCAGGTGGTGAACGGGCGCAGCATCATGGGCGTCATGATGCTCGCCGCCGAGCAGGGGAGCCGCATCGACGTGGCGACCAGCGGACCCCAGGCCACCGAGGCGCTGGCCGCCATCCGCGAGCTGGTCGCCGCGTGCTTCAACGAGCCCGAGTAGCCCGCCCGTCGCGCTGGGTTGCTCCGCCGGACGGGCATCGGATATACCCGCGAGCCGTGTTGAGGAACTACGTCTTCACGTCGGAATCGGTCAACGAGGGCCATCCCGACAAGGTCTGCGACCAGATCTCGGACGCCGTCCTCGACGCGTTCCTCGCCGAGGACCCGGACAGCCGGGTCGCCTGCGAGGCGCTCATCAAGACGGGGCTCGTGGTCATCGCCGGCGAGATCACGAGCCAGGCGCGGGTCGAGTTCGGCGAGATCGCGAGGAAGGTGATCCGCGACATCGGCTACACGAGCGCCGAGAGCGGCTTCAACTGCGACAGCTGCGCCATCGTGACGGCCATCGAGCGGCAGTCGCTCGACATCTCGCAGGGCGTCACGGAGGGCGAGGGGCTCTTCAAGGAGCAGGGCGCCGGCGACCAGGGGATGATGTTCGGCTACGCCTGCGACGAGACCCGGGAGTACATGCCCTTCGCCATCTACACCGCGCACCGCATCGGGCAGCGGCTCGGCGAGGCGCGGCGCTCGGGGCTGCTCCCCTTCCTCCGGCCCGACGGCAAGTGCCAGGTGACGGTCGAGTACCGCGACGGGCAGGCGGTGCGGGCCGACACGGTGGTCGTCTCGACGCAGCACGCCCCCGAGGTCTCCTACGGCGCGCTCAAGGAGGCGATCGTCGAGGAGGTGGTGAAGAAGGTCATCCCGTCCGAGTTCCTCGACGGGTCGACCGTCTACTACATCAACCCGACCGGCCGCTTCGTCGAGGGCGGGCCCAAGGGTGACTGCGGCCTCACCGGGCGGAAGATCATCGTCGACACGTACGGCGGTTACGGGCGGCACGGGGGCGGCGCCTTCAGCGGCAAGGACCCCTCGAAGGTCGACCGGAGCGCCGCCTACATGGCGCGCCACATCGCCAAGAACATCGTCGCCGCCGAGCTCGCCGGCCGCTGCGAGGTCCAGCTCGCCTACGCGATCGGGGTCGCCGATCCGGTCTCCGTGCTGGTCGACACCTTCGGCACCGGCGCCGTGCCCGACGAGAAGATCGCGACGATCGTCCGCGAGGTGTTCGACTTGAAGCCCGCGGCCATCATCCGCGCGCTCGGGCTGAAGCGCCCCATCTACCAGCGCACCGCCTCCTACGGCCACTTCGGGCGCGTCCCCGACGGGCCGTACTTCACCTGGGAGCGCACCGACCGCATCGGCGACCTGCGCTCCGCCGCCGGGCTCGGGCGGGCCGCGGGACGCTGAACGGGAAGGACTCATGAAGACGACCGCGAAGCTCAAGTCCGTCGCACCGGCGCGCGCGGCGCGCCCGCGCTTCAAGGTGAAGGACCTGGCGCTCGCCGAGCTCGGCCGCAGGGAGATCCGCCTGGCCGAGCAGGAGATGCCCGGCCTAATGGCGCTGCGCGCGAAGCACGCGTCTGTGAAGGCGCTCCGCGGCGCGCGCATCACGGGCTCGCTCCACATGACGGTGCAGACCGCGGTGCTGATCGAGACGCTCATGGATCTGGGCGCGGAGGTGCGCTGGGCCTCGTGCAACATCTTCAGCACGCAGGACCCGGCCGCCGCGGCGGTCGTGGTCGGGCGGGACGGCACCCCCGCCAAGCTGCGCGGTACGGCCGTCTTCGCCTGGAAGGGCGAGACGCTCGAGGAGTACTGGTGGTGCACCAACGAGGCGCTCGTGTGGCCCGACGGCGCCGGCCCCGATCTCATCGTCGACGACGGCGGCGACGCCACGCTCCTCGTGCACAAGGGAGTCGAGTTCGAGAAGGCCGGCAGGGTGCCCGCCTTCAACCCCGCCAAGGATCCCGAGGAGTGGGGCGTCGTCCTGGCGCTCCTCCGCCGCCTCCAGAAGGACGCGCCGGGGCAGTGGAAGCGCGTCGCCCGCTCCATCCGCGGCGTGAGCGAGGAGACCACGACCGGCGTGCACCGCCTTTACCAGATGGCGAAGGAGGGCACGCTTCTCTTCCCTGCCATCAACGTCAACGACTCGGTCACCAAGAGCAAGTTCGACAACATCTACGGCTGCCGCCACTCGCTGATCGACGGACTCAATCGCGCCACCGACGTCATGCTGGGCGGCAAGGTGGCGGTGGTGTGCGGCTTCGGCGAGGTGGGCAAGGGCTCGGCCGAGGCGCTCCGCGGCCAGGGGTGCCGCGTGATCGTGACCGAGATCGACCCCATCTGCGCGCTGCAGGCAGCCATGCAGGGCTACGAGGTCGCGACCGTCGAGGACCACGTGGAGACGGCCGACATCTTCGTCACCGCCACCGGCGACTTCCACGTCATCACCGCCGCGCACATGGCGCGCATGAAGGACAAGGCGATCGTCGGCAACATCGGCCACTTCGACCACGAGATCGACATGGCGGGCCTGGCCAGGCTGCCGGGCGTGAAGCGCGTCAACATCAAGCCCCAATACGACGAGTGGGTGTTCCCCGACGGGCACTCGGTGCTGGTGCTGGCCGAGGGCCGGCTGCTCAACCTCGGCTGCGCGACGGGTCACCCCTCGTTCGTGATGAGCGCGTCCTTCACCAACCAGGTACTGGCTCAGCTCGAGCTGTGGCGGAATGCCGCCGGGTACGGGAAGGCGGTGCACATGCTCCCCAAGCAGCTCGACGAGGAGGTGGCGCGCCTGCATCTCGAGAAGCTCGGCGTGAAGCTCACGAAGCTCACGCCGGAGCAGGCGGCGTACATCGGCGTCGCCCCCGAGGGGCCGTACAAGCCGGAGCACTACCGGTACTAGTCCTAGGAGGCCGTGACGGCCTACACGAAGCTCGCCGCCACCGAGTCGGCGAAGCGGAAGCCGCGCGCGGTCAGGCGCACGCGGCCGCCGCTCACCTCGACGAGCCCGTCGGCGATCAGGCGCTCGAGGTGCGGGAAGGCGGCATCGAGCGCCACGCCGAAGCGGCGCCGGAACCGCTCGAGATCGACGCCGGCCGCCTGCCGGAGCCCGGTGAAGCAGAACTCGCCGCGCGCCTGGGCCGGGCTGAGCCGCTCCTCGGTCGCAACCGCCGTCCCGCGTTCGCGCACGGCCGCGACGTAGCGCTCGGGAAGGCGCTCGTTCGTCCAGCGCCGCCCGGGCGCGGGCTCGGCGCTGAAGGAGTGCGCCCCGGCGCCGAGGCCGAGGTAGTCCGAGCCGTCCCAGTAGCTCGTGTTGTGGCGCGAGGCGAAGCCGGGACGAGCGAAGCTCGAGACCTCGTAGCGCGCGTAACCGGCGGCCGCGAGCCGCTCGAGCGCCGCCTCGGCCATCGCGGCCTCGCCGTCCTCCTCGACCGCGCGGAGCCGGCCACTCGCGCGCCAGGCATGGAAGGGGGTGCCCGGCTCGTAGGTGAGGGTGTAGGCCGAGACGTGCTCGGGTCCGAGGGCGAGCGCGGCCTCGAGATCGTCCTCCCACTCGGCAAGCGTCTGTCCCGGCACGGCGAAGATCAGGTCGAGGCTCAGGTTCGCGAAGCCGGTGGCCCGCGCCGCCGCTGCCGCGGCGCGGACGTCGGCCGCGCCGTGGTCGCGGCCGAGCGTGCGCAGATGCCCGGCGTGGAAGGACTGCGCGCCCAGCGAGAGGCGGTTCACGCCCGCGGCGCGGTAGCCCGCCAGGCGCTCGCGCGTGACGGTACCCGGGTTCGCCTCGAGCGTCACCTCGGCGCTGCCGGCGATGCCGAAGGTGTGCGCGACCGCGTCGAGGACGGTCGCGATGGCTGCGGGCGAGAGGAGCGACGGCGTCCCGCCGCCCAGGTAGACGGTCTTCGCGCACCGCCCCCGCCACGGCGCGCCCCGGGCCCACGCACGCAGCTCCGCGACCACGGCCTCCACGTACGAGCGCTCGGGCGGCTCGGCGCTCGGGTACACGTTGAAGTCGCAGTACGGGCAGACGTGCCGGCACCACGGCACGTGCACGTAGAGCGCGAAGGGCTCCGCCGTCATGCGAGCGCGCCCAGCGCCCGCTCGAGCTCGAGCACCGAGCCGATCGACAGGTCGGCCCCGGGCACGGGCGGGCCGCCGTCGGCGATGTACACGGTCCGCATGCCGAGCTGGCGCGCCGCGCGCAGGTTGACGGCCCGGTCCTCGACCAGGATGCAGTCGCGCCCGAGCGCGTGCATATCCGCGAGCACCATCTGATATGCCTGCACGTAGGGCTTGGGGACGAAGGCGAGGCGCTCGAGGCCGTAGACGCGGAAGAAGAGCGGGCGCACCCCGAGGCAGTCGAGGACGCCGCGCGCGTGCGCCGCCGAGCCGTTGGTCACCGCCACCTTGAGGAGCGGGATGCGGCCGAGCATCGCGCCGAGCGGCGGGTCCGGCGCGAGCAGCTCGCCCAGCTCGATCGCGTGCACGAAGCGCAGGTAGTCGTGGGGGTCGATGCCGCGGCGGTGCATGAGCCCGTGGAGCGTCGTCCCGTAGTCGCTCCACAGCCGCCGGCGGATGTCGTCCACCTGGGCGGCGTCGATGCCGACCCGCTCGATCAGGTAGCGGTTGATGAGCGTGTCGACCCGCTCGACGACGCCGCGCGAGGGCGGGTAGAGCGTGTTGTCGACGTCGAGGAGGAGGAGGCTCCGGGGCATCCGGGTCAGCGATACCGCCGCAGCAGCGCGATCACGACGCCGCGGATCTCCACGTCGGCGGCGCGTGCGACGATGGGAGCGAGCTTCTCGTTGGCGGGCACGAGGCGGACGCGCCCGCGCTCGCGGTGGAGCTTCTTGACGGTCGCCTCGCCGCGCACGAGCGCGACCACGGTGGCGCCGTTCTCGGCGTCGGGGCGCGACGCGACCACGATCAGGTCGCCGTCGAGGATGCCGTCGCGGACCATCGAGTCGCCGCATACGCGCAGCGCGAAGGTCTCGCCGCGACCGAGCAGCTCCTCGGGCAGGGTCACGGTCTCGGGTACCTCCACCGGCTCGATGGGCGTGCCCGCGGCCACCCGCCCGAGGAGCGGGACCGCGACCGCCGCGCCGACGGCCGGCACCTCGGTCAGCTCGAGCGCGCGGCTGTGGTTCGCCAGGCGCCGGATGCGCCCCTTTCGCTCGAGGTTGGTGAGGTGCTTGTGCACGGTCGCCAGCGAGCCGAGCGCGAATTGCCGCCCGATCTCGTCGAGCGTGGGCGCGTAGCCGTGCTCCGCGATGTAGGCGCGCAGGAAGTCGAGCAGCTCCTTCTGTCGCTTGGTGAGCATCCGCAGCCCCTCCGCGGGCGTGCACCATAAGCGAAGAAGAGGCGAAAGACAAACTCTTCCGCTTCCAAGCATTGCGACGGCCGGACGCGGGCGGCAGAACCGCGCTGAGTGTCTGGGCGAGGGGGTGCTCCATGCGGATGGTCGGGATGGTTCTCGTGTTGGCAATCGGCAGCGCGCCCATCGTCGTGCTTGCGGACGGACCCGGCGGCGGCCGGCGCGTCACCCGCTGCTGCCTCGAGCTCGAGCTGCCGGGCGTTCCGCCGGGCCCCGTGTGCACGCAGGTGCACGGGCGCCACGGCCTGCGTCCTCGGCTCGCGTGCCGGCTGCTGGGCGGGCGACCCATCGGGCGGGGCGACTGCAGCCCGGCGGCCTGCCAGGTGCCGCCCGCGTGAGCGCCCTCGTGGCGGTCACGCCGGGTGCGGGATCGCCCCCGACCGCGCGTTTGCGGGGCTGCGATGCGGCCGTTATGCTCGGTGGCGTGCGGCTCATGCTGGCGTGCCGCCTGGCGCTCGCGGCGGTCGCGGCCGGGCTCGCGGCGCCGGCCGCATGGAGTGACGAGGGCGCGCCCGAGCGGGTCATCCGCTACGAGCGGGACACGCTCACCGTGCACGTCACGAGCATGCCGGTGACCGAGGTCCTCGACGAGCTCGGCCGGCAGAGCGGCGCGAAGATCCAGGGCCAGATGCGCGACCCGCGCGTGCTGAGTGTCGAGTTCGAGGCGGTGCCGCTCGCCGACGCGCTCCATCGGCTCCTCGGGGATCAGAACTTCGCGCTCGTGTACGGGAATGAGGGGCAGCTCAAGTCGGTGCGCTTGCTCGGCGGCCCGCAGGCCGTCCCCGCCGCACCCGCGACGGCGGCCGCCTCGCCCGCGAACCAGCCGGCGGCGCCGGCGAGCGTGATGGACGCCCTCGCGAACCACCCGCCCATCCCGGTCACCGGGCGCCTGGGCGACGTCATCGGCGGCCACGACGCCACCCTCCTCCAGCTCGCCGACCTGGGGGTCCACCACGCGGACGCGACGGTGCGCGCTCAGGCGGCGCGCGCCTTCATTGCCGCCGTCGACACCGATCCGACGCTCCGCGCCAGCGTCCTGACACAGCTCAACGCGATGGACGAGGGGACGCTCAGCAACCTCCTCCGCAACGCGGCCGGTGCGCACGCCGAGGAGGTGGCAATGCAGATCCTGGCCAACGCACGCGCCACCGAGATCCGCAGCAAGGCGTCGGCAGTACTGCAGCGGCTGCGGGCCGGGGGCTAGGGGGCCGCCTCCTAGGGGGATCGCTCCGGGCGCTGGTGGTGTGCGCGCTGGTAGCGCACCACGGCGGCGTGGTGGGCGGCGAGCGTGGTCGAGAACTCGTGGCTCCCGTCGCCGCGGGCGACGAAGTAGAGATAGTCGACGGGGGCGGGGTCGAGGGCCGCTTCGAGTGCGTCCTTGCCGGGGTTGGCGATCGGCGTGGGGGGGAGGCCGCTGATCGTGTAGGTGTTGTACGGCGTCGGGCGGGCGAGGTCGGCACGCGTGATGGTGCGGCTCGCGTCCGCGCGGCCGTAGAGGACCGTGGGGTCGGACTGGAGCGGCATGCCGCGGTGGAGGCGGTTCAGGAACACCGCCGCCACCAGGCGACGCTCCTCGGGGCGCGCCGTCTCCTCCTCGACGAGCGAGGCCAGGGTCACGGCCTGCTCCTCGGTGAGGCCCTGCGCGCCGGCGCGCCGCGCGAGCGACGGGCCGAAGATCTCGCGGAAACGGTGCACCATGGTGCGCAGGATGCGCTCCTGGGGCGTGGCGAGCGGGAACTGGTAGGTGTCGGGGAAGAGGTAGCCTTCCGCGCCCGCGGGCGGCAGGTCTTCCGAGGCGAGGAAGGTCGGATCCTCGAGCAGGCAGAGGAAGCTCTCCTCCGCCCCGAAGCCGCTCGCGGCTAGGAGCTGGACCACCTGCCGGACCGTGAGGCCCTCGGCCACGGTGAGCTGGTGGACGGGGTCGGGGGGACCCGTCAGGCGCGCGAGCAGCTCGAGCGGCGAGAGCGGGGTCGTGATCCAGTACTCGCCCCAGTGCACCGCGCGGTCCTGCCGCGTGAGGCGCGCCCAGACGACGAGCGCCAGCGGATGGCGGAGCACGCCCTGGCGGCGCAGGTCCTCGGCGACGTCGGCGAAGCGCTCGCCCTCCTCGAGCGTGACCGTCACGGGCGTGGGCCGCGGCGGCCCGGGGGCGCGCAGGAGGAGCACGAAGGCGACGACGGCGCCCGCCGCGGCGAGGACGGCGCCGGCGGCGAGGAGACGGATCACGGCTGGCGCGCGAGGTAGCCCTCGAGGATGAGCGTCGCGGCCACCTTGTCGACCACCTCGCGCCGCCGCCGGCGGCTCACGTCCGCCTCGAGGAGCACGCGTTCCGCGGCGACCGTCGTCAGGCGCTCGTCCCAGAACTCGAGCGGCAGGGCCAGGTGCGCGGCCGCCCGCTCGGCGAAGGCTCGGACGCGAGCCGCGGCTGGGCCCTCCGTGCCGCGCATGTCGAGCGGCAACCCCACCACCAGGCGGGCCGGCGTGTACGGGGCGAGCAGCGCGGCCAGGGCCTCGAGATCACGCCGGCCGCCCACGCGGCGGATGACCCCCACCCCCTGCGCCGTGATGCCGAGCTCGTCGCTCACCGCCACGCCGATCCGCGCCTCGCCCACGTCGAGTGCAGCGATCCGCATCGCCTGGCGCTTAACATCCGCCCCGCGGGCCCGCAACGCGGCGTCTGGCCGGCGGCCCCGAGAAACGGCCGCGCGAGAACGGGATTGACGCGCGGCACGCGACCCGGTGCAGTCGTCCCGAGCCTGCTCGGGACAGTACCGGACGGTCGCTTCCGGCGACGAGCTGAAGGGCCTTTGGCAGGTAGCCGATACTCTCAAGCAAGCTTCGCCCAGACTCTCTCGCGTCGCGTCCGCCGTACAGCGCGGCCGGATCGGAGAAGGGCCGACAGCGTGCCCGGACGACGGATGCTCGGCACCCCGCGGAGGCTCACGGCCCTCGGCTGCGCGATGGCGCTGCTCGAGCCCGGGCTCGGAGCTGCGGCCACCCACCGGCGTCCGGCGCGCGCGGAGCAGCACCATCCCGAGCGGCTGGCGTGCCCCGTGCGGGCCGCGGCCCGCGAGCGGGGCACGCCCGGCATCGCCGAAGAGCACGTCCACGTCCGCCGCGGCGACACGCTGGAGAGCCTGGTCGCCGCACGCGGCGTCGCCGCTGCCGAGGCCCGGCCGTGGGTCGCCGCCGCCGCCGTCCACGACCTCCGCCGCCTCACGCCGCGCCGCGGGCTCACCCTCAGCTTCGACCGTGACACCCACACGCTCGAGGCGATCCGCTACGAGATGGACGACCGCTCGCTCCTCGCCCTCGAGCGGACCGCGAGCGGCATCCGCGCCGAGCGCGCCCCGCTCCCCTATTTGACCGAGGTGAAGGGCGTGGCGCGACGGATCGAGCGCGGGCTGCGCGAGGACGCGACCGGCTCGGGCGTGCCACCGCGGGTCGTCTCCGAGCTGGCCGACATCTTCAGCTGGGAGCTCGACCTGGAGAGCGACCTCCGCCCCGGCGACGAGTTCCGCGTGCTCTACGAGAACACGCGGCAGGCCGCCGAGGCCGTGGCGGTCACCGTGATCGCCGCCGAGATCATCGCCGGCGGCCGGGAGCTGACGGCCGTCTTCTTCGAGGATGACGACGGCCACGGCGCCTACTACCAGCCGAGCGGCGAGCCGCTGTCGCGGGAGTTCCTGCGCTACCCGCTCGAATTCATGGAGATCACCTCGCAGTTCTCGCCGCTGCGCCGCCACCCGATCCTGAGCCGCAGCCGCCCGCACCTGGGCGTCGACTTCGCCGCGCCGCC contains:
- the rpoN gene encoding RNA polymerase factor sigma-54 → MAQDARIVLQQRLSQQLVMTPQLRQAIKILQVSRAELETLVDQELTENPLLEENLDEKLDAASEVPTVDGQNGAEEWQADADKPESEAATSVGEIDWKEYAENYSNDIHGSIGHSGGADDDDRRAALENVLVKRTLLPDHLMWQLRLSDLSDREKEVGALIIGSLDKDGYLPLQLEEVAFLADTWPDVAIVERVLGRIQEFDPSGVAARGLADCLLIQLRQLGVADDALPVRIVRDYLPMLESRRFDRLARELGATIEQIAEATKVISVLEPKPGRDFGDSDTRYVTPDVHVHKVGDEYVVTLNEEGLPRLRVSHFYRRMLGENGSPEARGYIQEKMRAAAWLIKSIHQRQRTLYMVTSSIVKFQRDFLEGGVAFLRPLVLKDVANDIGMHESTVSRATAGKYVHTPQGTFELKYFFTSSLRGGQGSEVSAESVKEKIRIIIAKEDARKPLSDQYIAELLGKEEIDIARRTVAKYRELMGILPSSKRKQVY
- the raiA gene encoding ribosome-associated translation inhibitor RaiA, translating into MPPAPSRPKRSRFRERQDGAMQITVTFRHVDPTPPLKAYAEEKLQRVRKYLHRPVDAHVILSVSKERHVAEITLKADHVTMFAEEETHDLYAAIDLAIDKLEHQAQKLHEKRRRHKGAAAARGVSEVTTSVLAADRRRPGGAPEVIRTQRVPAKPLAIEEAVEQLAVSGDEFLVFTNASNQRLAVLYRRRDGNFGLIEPQGR
- a CDS encoding PTS sugar transporter subunit IIA; the protein is MKITDILSEDLVLPALAGRSKDDVIEELARAVAERHRDEVDFAKLVQALEDREKLNSTALGEGVAIPHGKLPGLRRVIAAFGRSPGGVDFSSLDGKPTHLFFLLVAPEDCAGAHLKALARISRLLKDESFRQRLMRATTAADLYRTIREEDEKY
- the hprK gene encoding HPr(Ser) kinase/phosphatase, which produces MTVRVRELLEEAGAALRLRLVSGARGLERAIALPRLQQPGLALAGYLPQLHPDRVQVLGNSETSYLATLEPARARAAVAAVATAGVACFVVTNDTAPPAVLTEPAEAAGVAVLGSALRTADFIRSTTAWLEERMAPEVSLHGDLVEIHGLGVLILGKSGIGKSEAALDLVVRGHRLVADDVVLARRISPTVVRGRAARLLEYHMEIRGLGVIDIAGLFGTLATLEERQIDLVVELVEWPGGADRLALVEGCYPLLEIELPLVRVPVRPGRSMAMLIETAARNHLLRSRGRHGALDFAERIDEEIASRRRRRAGEPE
- the rapZ gene encoding RNase adapter RapZ; this encodes MTEGLRLAVVTGLSGSGKSSAIKVLEDLGFYCIDNLPVALIPRFVELRQSSGEEVRRVALGLDARDRHFLDEFPRVFEELRGRGVALEVLYLDASDDVLVHRFSETRRPHPAAGGGGLADAIRREREKLRPLREVADRVLDTSALTVHELRSALRDLVDHPEAGTMTIALVSFGYKYGLPTDADLALDCRFLPNPFFVEELRTKTGADPAVADWVLRREEAAEFLRHVLDLLDFTLPRYQREGKSYLTIALGCTGGRHRSIVLVDELSRRLAARGHRVLVRHRDAER
- a CDS encoding PTS sugar transporter subunit IIA; this translates as MMVGIVVVGHGRLAEEMVQTLEGVLGPLEGLASVAAAFSDPPDAIRERIASAVRGVDRGDGALIVTDMLGDTPTNLSLAVARETGAEVVAGVNMPILVKLATARGQMDARSLACFIQRYGQDHIFWATAPRGDARARHADADGRRDH
- a CDS encoding HPr family phosphocarrier protein; the protein is MGAATTDEHRASLEIRNRLGLHARAAALLVQTASRFDAEVTIAKDGQVVNGRSIMGVMMLAAEQGSRIDVATSGPQATEALAAIRELVAACFNEPE